DNA sequence from the Stenotrophomonas sp. 24(2023) genome:
TGCTGCTGGACCTGGACGAGCTGGACAGCGTGTTTGCCGGGCGCTGGCTGTGGTCGGTCAACCGCCGCAACGTGGCCGAGTTCCGCCGCAGCGATTACCTCGGCGATGCCCGGCAGCCCCTTGCCGAGGCCGTGCGCGACCACGCCGCCCGTGCGCTCGGCCGCCGCCCGGCCGGGCCGGTGCGGCTGCTGACCCATCTGCGCTATGGCGGCCATGTCTTCAATCCGGTCAGCTTCTACTACTGCTACCAGCCCGATGGACAGGCGCTGGACTGCATCGTGGCCGACATCACCAACACGCCGTGGAAGGAACGCCACGCCTACGTACTGCCGGTGGACACCGCGCAGCCGCAGGGGCGTGCGCTGCGCTGGCAGTTCGACAAGGTGTTCCACGTCTCGCCGTTCCTGCCGATGGATTGCCGCTATGACTGGCGCTTCACCCCGCCAGGTGATGATCTTTATGTGCACATGCAGGTCTGGCGCGATGGCGTACGCCAGTTCGACGCCACCCAGGCACTGCAGCGGCGCCCGCTCGATGGCCGCGGCCTGGCCCGGGTGCTGGCCTGCTACCCGCTGATGACGCTGCAGGTGGTCGGCGCGATCCACTGGCAGGCGCTGCGCCTGTGGCTCAAACGCACCCCCGTGCACGACCACCCTTCCCTTGCCGAGAAACCGCGATGAGCAACCTCACTCCTTCGGTCGTGCTGCCGCGCCCGGGCGCACTCGATGCCTTCCTGCGCCGCCGCCTGC
Encoded proteins:
- a CDS encoding DUF1365 domain-containing protein; amino-acid sequence: MSASALYTGHVEHRRHLPHAHAFGYRVAQLLLDLDELDSVFAGRWLWSVNRRNVAEFRRSDYLGDARQPLAEAVRDHAARALGRRPAGPVRLLTHLRYGGHVFNPVSFYYCYQPDGQALDCIVADITNTPWKERHAYVLPVDTAQPQGRALRWQFDKVFHVSPFLPMDCRYDWRFTPPGDDLYVHMQVWRDGVRQFDATQALQRRPLDGRGLARVLACYPLMTLQVVGAIHWQALRLWLKRTPVHDHPSLAEKPR